The sequence GATATTGTGCGTTTTTGAAAAAGCCACGCCCAATATTTGAATATAAGCCGCCATAACCCCGCCGGCGATGGTAGCCATTCCGCCCACCATTATAGTCAAAAGTTCACTTTTGGTCATTCCTTTCAGATAAGGTTTAATCATAAGAGGCGCTTCTGTTTGACCGACGAAAATATTGGCGGTGCATGAGAGCGATTCGGCTCCGCTTGTTCCCATTACTTTAGCCATTATCCATGCCATCCCTTCGACGATCTTTTGCATTATTCCCAAGTAATAAAGCACCGACATCAAACTGGCGAAGAATATAATGGTCGGTAAAACCTGGAAAGCAAAAAAGACTCCCATGCTTTCTTCGTTTCCGGGACCAAGACCGAGACTACCGAATACGAATTTTGCCCCTTCAGTAGTAAAATTAAGAATAAGAACGAAAAAGCTGCTGATAAATCTGAAAAATTCCTTAGGCCATCCGAGCGGCGAAAAATATGATCCGAGAATATCTCCCTTCAGAATTATAATTGCAAAAGCAATCTGGATTAACAAACCTGAAATTACGAGTCGCCAATTGACCTGCTTTTTATTATTCGACATTAAATACGCAATGCCGATTAATAAAAGTATTCCCAAGATTCCTCTGAATAACGAAATAAATTCCATAAATCAATCCGGTATATAATGACATTTACGGCATCGCGCTTCGTAGCTGTCCGATGCTCCCACTAAAACTCTTTCGTGCGAAACTATTTTTCTTTGAGTCCTGTCGGCAATGTTTCCGCAGACGACGCAAATTGCCAGTGTTTTTGTAATGAATTCTGCTGTCGCCAGCAATTGGGGAATCGGTTCGAACGGTTCGCCTCTATAATCCTGGTCGAGTCCGGCCACAATCACCCGCTTGCCCTCGTCGGCAAGTTTATTGCAGACGTCGACCAATTTTAAATCGAAAAATTGAGCTTCGTCGATGCCGATTACCTGAGCGTCGCCGGCAAGTTCCAAAATGTCTTCCGCCTTGTCTATTAATATCGACGGCAGCGACTGCTCGTTATGTGAAACAATTTCTGTTTCGGAATATCTTGTGTCGATTTTCGGTTTGAAAATTTTAACTTTTTGTTTGGCAATAATCGCTCTTTTTAGTCTGCGAATCAATTCTTCTGTTTTGCCGCTGAACATACATCCCGCAATAACTTCAATCCAGCCGGCGCCCAACGGGTAAAAATGCGTAACAGGTTCCATATTATTCCAGATTTTCCTTATCGAATGAAAAAGGGAGTAATTCTTCGAGAGTCATTTCCTTTATTTCGCCTTTTTTATTGTTCATAATGACCGACAAATCTTTTCCGCATAATTCGGAAAGCACCTGTCGGCAGGCGCCGCAGGGGGGAGTAAAGTCTTCGGAATCGCTTACAATTGCAATCGCATCGAATTCTTTTTCGCCTTCTAGTACTGCTCTGAATGCGGCTGTTCTTTCGGCGCAGATTGTCAATCCGTAAGATGAATTTTCGATATTGGCTCCCAGATAAATTTTACCGCTTTTTGTTATCAACGCGGCGCCAACATGAAAATTTGAATAGGGAGCATAAGCTTTTCTCGCCGCTTCCACTGCTTTGGAGATTAATTGTTCTTTGTCCAATTTTCTTACCATTTTTATTCGAAAGATAATTCAAACTTCTTAACTAAGCTAATAAAATTATCCGTCTTCGAGCAGCCATTGAGTGGCGAGCTCTTCGCTTACTCCGTCGATGAACCTGGAAGGCTTGGCAAAAGTAATTCCCTGGAATCTGTCGAAGATATTCATCGGATAACATACGAACAAGTTTTGTTTTGCGCGCGTCGATGCGACATACATAAGTCGCCGTTCTTCTTCCAAAGATTCGACTTTGTCGAACGATTGCGTTGACGGAAAGAATCCGTCGGCGGCATGAATTATAAAGACCGTATGCCATTCCAGCCCTTTGGCTGAATGGATGGTCGATAATGTAAGAAATTCATTTTCTTTATCCGTGGCTTCGATATCGACAACCGAATCCTGAGGCGGTTCGAGAGCCATGTCCGTCAAAAAGCTTTCCAGGCTTCTGTAGTTCTCTGCAATATTAATAAATATATCGAGATCTTTCTTCCGCTTATTCCAGTCGTCGTATTTTTCTATAAATAAATGATGATAGTATTTCATCGCAATTTCAGCCTTGTCTGCCGGGAGCGTATTCTTAGTATGAATTTCGTGTAACACATTGAAAAGATTATAAATTCTGTCGTTGTAACTATTGCTCAAAGTTTTATCGGGGGAACTTTTAATAGTCAGAATACCTTTTGCCAATTTATCCATTATTGCCCGCGCCTTTTTGGGACCGATGCCTTCATGGAGTAAAAGCACGCGATACCAGCTTACGAAATCGAGCGGATTAGAAGCGATTCTAAGAAAAGCCAGAAGGTCTTTTACATGCGCCGCTTCAATGAATTTCATTCCGCCGAATTTAACGTACGGAATATTGGCTTTGTTCAGCTCTATCTCCAAATCGAAAGAGTGATACGAAGAACGGAATAAAACCGCCATCTCGTCGAGCGGAACATCTTCTTCCCTCAACTCGAGTATCTTTTCCACAATAAAACGCGATTGCATGTTTTCGTTTGCGGCGCAGATTATACCGGGCAACTCACCGCCTGTTTTTCTGCTGTAGAGGTGTTTCGGATATTTTTCGATTGCATGTTCTATTATGTAATTCGAGAAGTCGAGTATTTCCTGCGTGCTGCGATAATTTTCTTCGAGCGTAATAATTTTTACGTCTTTGAACAGTTTGGGAAATTCCATTATATTTTTGAATGTGGCTCCGCGGAACGAATAGATCGATTGAGAATCGTCGCCCACTACCATTATATTTTCGTTTATCTGACCGAGCCCTTTAATTATTTCCGCCTGGAGATGATTGGTGTCCTGATATTCGTCAACCATTACGAATTTTATCGTATTCAGAAACGATTTGGCGGCGGGGCTGAAATCGAGCAAAAAGTTTTTAAGATAAATCAATAAGTCGTCGTAATCGAGCAAATTATTCTGTCTTTTATAAGAATCGTAAACTTTTTTAATGTCGTTGAATTTGTCGGCATATTCGAGAAAGTGGGGATATTCTTCTTCGATCAATTTCTCAATAGTCTTGCCCGTATTAACCGAAAGGCTAAGAATTTTATAAATAGTCTGTTTGTTAGGAAATCTTTTTTTGTCTTTTGTCGGATTGAGTTCGCTTCTTATTAAATTTATTACGTCTTCGCTGTCGCTTTGGTCGAGTATTGTAAATCCGCCGTCCAGGTTAACAGCCTTGGCATATTTCCGAAGAGTAATATTTGCGAAAGAATGGAAAGTGCCTCCGTTAACTTTCGAACAGCGGTTGTCGAGCAGCATAGCGGCTCTGTCGAGCATTTCTTTAGCGGCTTTGCGCGTAAATGTAAGCAATAATATAGACGAAGGATTGTAGCCCAATTCTGTCAGGCGAGCCACGCGGTATACCAGCGTGCGGGTTTTTCCGCTTCCCGCTCCCGCGATGACGAGATAATTTCCTTCGACTGCGGAAACAGCTTCGTATTGCGAAGGATTTAATTCATCTCTGTAATTAATGCTGAACCGGGATTCGTCGACAATTTCCTGTTTATTAATCCTTTTTAATACGTACTTTTTAGCCATTATCTTCGGAATGCTTTCGGTTTATTCAGTATTTCGGATATAAGATAAAGCTCCCTCAAAGTTTGAGGATTTTTCATCTTCATTCGAATTGAATCCGCCTTTGTTCGAACTTTTTTCTTTTGATATGCTTCGTTAACTTTTTTAACCGGAGATTTGAATTCCGTTTCTATTTTGGTCTGCGCCGTTTTTACAGATTCTTTGTAATTGTCGAATTCTTTTTCGGGATTCCACGAAATAGTATTCTCGTTTTGCGTTTGTTGAGGTGTTTTTATGCCGAATAGATCCTCAAGCAAATCGGGGGAAGACTCGGGAGAAGAGTTTTCTTCTCCCTCGTCGGAACTTTCCGATTTTTTTCTGGCGGCAAAAATCGAGCTTACTACCGAATAGATAAGAAAAAGCATTATCAATATTTCAAACAAACTGTCCATTACTCTTGATCTTTGTTTTTATTTTTATCTTTATCTTCTTCGGGTTTTGCAATCGAGGCTCTCATTTCAGTATCGGCCTGAATGTTTTTTATGTTATAATAATCGATAACGCCGAGGTTGCCTTTTCTGAATGCTTCCGCAATGGCTCTCGGTATTTCCGCTTCGGCTTCGACTACTTTGGCGCGCATACGAGCTACTTCCGCAGTCATTTCCTGTTCCAGAGCGACTGCAGCGGCGCGTCTTTCTTCGGCTTTAGCCCGGGCAACTTTCAAATCGGCTTCCGCCTGGTCGGTCTGTAATATGGCTCCGATATTGATGCCCACATCTACGTCCGCAATATCGATTGAAAGAATTTCGAACGCCGTGCCCGCGTCGAGACCTTTTGAGAGAACCACTTTCGAAATGCTGTCCGGATTTTCGAGCACTTCTTTGTGAGAATTGCTGGAACCGATCGTGGAAACTATCCCTTCGCCTACACGAGCAAGAATAGTCGCTTCGCCCGCGCCTCCAACAAGTCTTTCGAGATTGGTTCTGACGGTAATTCTTGCCACAGCTTTCAATTGAATTCCGTCTTTTGCGACCGCCGCGACGAGCGGAGTTTCGATTACTTTAGGATTTACCGACATTTTAACTGCTTCGAGAACATCCCTGCCCGCCAAATCGATAGCAGCAGCCTTTTCGAATCCGAGGTCGAGATTTGCTTTGTTTGCCGAAATCAAGGCATTGACTACTTTAGTAACGTTTCCGCCGGCGAGATAATGAGCCTCCAGAAGAGAAATATCGAGTTCAATTCCGGCTTTCGTTGCCGAGATAAGATTCCTGATGATTACTTGAGGCGAAACTTTTCTCAGGCGCATTCCGATTAAATCCCTGAATATCTTTACTTTTACGCCCGAAAAGTATGCCGTAATATAGAGCCCGATCGGCACGAAATAGAAAAATACCATCAGGAAAAGAACTATCGCAATAATAATAATGATCGATACCCCCGTTAAAGCTTCCATTTTAACTCCATTTTTTTATAAACCCTTTACAAAATATAAATTCATTCCGATTATTACAATTTAGCGGAGCCAAAATCAACACGAAAAAAGATAAATTTGTATTACCTTGCTAACTGAATTTGCAATATTTATATTTAAGAAACCATTTGAGCCGATTTACTGTTTAAGACTGAAAGAAAAAGAGAGGAATTATAATTATGGAAGGAAATTTTTCAGAAAGGGTACAGGAAGTCATTCGATTAAGTCGAGAAGAAGCTCTCAGACTGGGTCATGATTATATAGGTACGGAACACCTTCTTCTGGGTATTATCCGGGAAGGACAGGGAGTTGCCGTCAAGATATTGAGAAATCTTGGCGTCGACCTGGTTAAATTGAAAAAAGCCATTGAAGACACCGTCAGAACGTCGGGCGGAACTCTTACCATCGGCAATATACCGCTTACCAAACAAGCCGAAAAAGTGCTCAAGATTACCCAGATTGAATCGAAGATTTACAAATCCGATGTAATAGGAACCGAACATATACTTCTTTCGCTCCTGAGAGACGAAGACAATATCGCTACTCAGATATTGCACCAGTTCAATGTTAATTACGACAATGTAAGAGCCGAATTGAACAATATTCTTTCGAGCAAAGAAAGCCAGAAAACATCCGCTCCGTTTGCTCAACCTTTTACGGCAAAGAAAGTCGAGAAGACAAAAACGCCCGTGCTTGACAATTTCGGCAGGGACTTAACAAAACTTGCAATAGAAGACAAATTGGACCCTGTCATAGGAAGAGAAAAAGAGATTGAACGCGTTGCCCAGGTTTTGAGCCGAAGGAAAAAGAACAATCCCGTTTTGATAGGGGAACCAGGAGTAGGAAAGACCGCAATAGCGGAAGGTTTGGCGCTCCGTATTGTTCAAAGGAAAGTGCCCCGCATATTGCAGGACAAACGCGTCGTTACGCTAGATCTGGCGGGCTTGGTTGCGGGCACTAAATACCGCGGTCAATTCGAAGAAAGAATGAAAGCATTGATGAACGAGCTCGAGAAAGCAGACGACGTGATATTATTTATCGACGAACTTCATACAATCGTAGGCGCCGGCGGCGCATCCGGTTCTCTCGACGCTTCGAACATGTTCAAACCGGCATTGGCGCGCGGCGATATACAATGCATAGGAGCCACAACTTTAGACGAGTACAGAAAGTATATCGAAACCGACGGCGCGCTCGACAGAAGATTTCAGAAAGTGATGGTCGACCCGCCTTCTCCCGAAGAAACAATCGAAATCCTCGAGAACATTAAATTCAAGTACGAAGAACATCACCACGTACGATATTCGAGGGAAGCCATCGAAGCGGCTGTACGATTGAGCGAACGATACATTACGGACAGACATCTGCCCGATAAAGCTATCGACGTTATCGACGAAGCCGGTTCGAGAGTTCATATGGGTAATTTTACCGTATCGGAAGAAATACTGCGTCTAGAAGAAGAAATTGAAAAAGTGAAATTACAGAAAATACAGGTCGTCAAACAGCAGGACTACGAAGAAGCTGCCCGATTGCGCGATAAAGAACGTCAATTGCAATCGGACCTAGAAATTGCAAAACGCGAATGGGAAGCTAAAACCCAGGATATGGTCTACGACGTTACGGAAGAAGATATTGCCACTGTCGTTTCGATGATGACCGGAATTCCTACTACGAGAGTCGTTCAGGCCGAAAGCGAAAAACTTCTTAAAATGGAAGAAGCTCTCAAACAAAGAATCGTCGGTCAGGACGAAGCTGTTACAAAACTTGCCAAAGCAATTCGAAGAACGCGAGCCGGTCTTAAAAGCGCTAACAGACCGATAGGTACCTTTATTTTCCTCGGACCGACCGGAGTCGGTAAGACTGAATTAGCCAAAGAACTTGCCCGTTATTTATTCGATACAGAAGACGCGCTTATACGTATCGATATGAGCGAGTATATGGAGAAATTTTCGGTATCCAGACTGGTCGGAGCTCCTCCGGGATATGTCGGCTACGAAGAAGGCGGTCAATTGACAGAACGCGTCAGAAGAAAACCGTACTCGGTTGTGCTTTTCGACGAAATTGAAAAAGCGCATCCCGACGTATTCAATATCCTCCTGCAGGTTCTCGACGACGGGGTCTTAACAGACAGTCTCGGCAGAAGAGTCGACTTTAAGAATACGATTATTATTATGACGTCGAATGTAGGTACGAAAGACATCAAAGTAACCGGCGGATTCGGTTTCGGCGACGTCACGGAAGCCGACGCATACACTACGTTGAAAAACACAGTCGAAGACGCAATGAAAAAGCTCTTCAATCCTGAATTCCTTAACAGGATCGATGAAACCATCGTCTTCAGAAGTCTCGACAAGGAAGACATCAAACAGATTATCAATATCGAAATGAAAGACCTGGTTAAGAATCTTCAGGAAAATAAGATGACTATCGAATTGCACAAATCTGCCATTGAATTTCTGTCCGATAAAGGTTTTGACCCTAAATACGGCGCAAGGCCTTTGAAACGCGCGATTCAAAAATATATCGAAGATCCGCTGGCTGAGGAATTACTGTTAGGTCAGTTCAAAGAAGGCGATAAAATAATCGTAAAACATAAAAAGAATACTGAAGAGCTTTATTTCGTTCCGGATAAAAAATCGCAGGACGAAAATGAAGAAGTACAGAACAAATCCGACGACGAAGTAAAAAATACGGATAAAGAAGAAGAAAACAGCGAAGAAAAGAACACAATTAATGAATAAACTCGACGAGAAATCGATATCCGAAAGACTGCCCTCATTAAAAGGGTGGTCTTTCGACAATAATAAATTGATACGCAATTTCAAACTCGATTCTTTCTCGGACGCGGTTGCGTTTGTCGTCAAGATCGCCATCGAATCCGAAAAAATCGATCATCATCCCGACATCAGATTATTCGGATGGAATAATGTGGAAGTAACTCTACAGACTCACAACGTTAACGGTATTACCGAAAATGACTTTAAACTCGCTAATTCAATAAACATTTTATACTCTAATGGATAAACAACAAATTCTCGATATTTTTTTGAAAACAGAAGCCTTACTCGAAGGTCATTTCTTATTGACCTCCGGCAGACACAGCAACCAATATTTTCAATGCGCTCTGGTGCTTCAGTATCCGGAATACAATTCATTGATTTCCGGGATGATTGCAGAACATTTTAAAAACCATGAAATTGATATCGTTATATCGCCCGCAATCGGAGGAATTGTTGTCGGGCAGGAAGTAGCGCGTCAGTTAAACAAGAAATCGATATTCGCCGAACGAGAGGATAAAACCCTAACTCTAAGAAGAGGTTTCAACATCGAAGCTGGTAAAAAATACCTTGTGTGCGAAGACGTGGTAACTACGGGCGGTTCGGTATTCGAAGTAATGGATATAGTAAGAAAAGGCGGCGGTATTGTTGCGGGAGTCGGTTTTATAGTCGACAGGAGCAACAATAAGGTCGATTTCGGCGTGCCGCAGTTCAGTACATTGCAACTGGAGGTTAAATCTTTTCTTCCTGAAGAATGCCCTCTTTGCAAAGAAAATAAGATACCTCTCGTAAAACCCGGTTCCAGAAAAATCAAATAAAAACATGAAAAATATTTTCTTTTTGTTTTTCTATTCTATGTGTCGCTCTATTCTCAATCGGAATTCAATAAATATTTTCTCGATAAGACTCTCCGTATCGATTTTTATCAAACCGGAGATAAAGATACAGAGATTATTTCATTAAACCGATTGATCGAAGAACCGTATTGGGGCGGTTCGAAAGTGAATTTAATCGATACGTTTTATTACGGTAATTATTTCCTGAAAGTTTATAATCTTTCCGACAATAAACTTATTTATTCGAGGGGATTCTCGACACTGTTTCAAGAATGGCAAACTACGGACGAAGCCGATACCGTAGTTAAAACATTCGCCTGCTCGGTAACATTTCCGTATCCCAAATCGAAAGTAAGAATCGAAATCGACAAAAGAGACCGGCAAGGAATATTCATTAATAAATTTTCTTATGTAATCGATACGAGCAATTATTTTATAGTTAAGGAACGACCGAAAAAATACGATACTTTCAAAGTTCATTACAGCGGAGATCATCATAAAAAGCTCGATATAGTTTTTCTGCCTGAAGGTTACACAGTCGATGAAATGGAAAAATTTCGGAGCGATTGCAACCGATTCGCGGAATACCTTTTTGAATTTTCCCCTTTCGATGAACTGAAAGAAAGAATCAATATCTGGGGAATAGAAGCCCCTTCCGGCGAAACGGGCGCCGATATTCCGGCAGAAAATATCTGGAAGAATACGCTTTTAAAATCCAGATTCTACACTTTTGACAGCGAACGTTATTTGATGACCGAAGATTATTATACAGTCAGAGACGTAGCGTCTAATGCTCCTTACGATCAGATTTTTATTATAGTAAATACTGCCAAATACGGCGGGGGAGCAATTTATAATTTTTATAATGTAACCGCTTCGGACAATCGACTATCCAAATTGATTTTCGTTCATGAATTCGGTCACGGGCTGGCGGGACTTGCGGACGAATATGCCGACACGTCTACATACAATGAATTTTATAATCTCGAAACTGAACCGTGGGAACCGAATATAACGACGTTAGTCGATTTCGATTCAAAATGGAAATCATTAATAGATGAAAATACGCCCGTGCCAACGCCGGAAGACTCGACATACGCTGACAAAATCGGAGTATTCGAAGGCGGGGGATACGTTTTGAAAGGCGTTTACAGACCAACGGTTAACAGCTTGATGAGATCGTTCAGTTCTCACGAATTTAACGAAGTGTGTCGAGAAACGATAATTAAAATAATAAATTTCTATTCCGAATAATGGATCAAAAAAAACTTATAAAAACGTTTGACACTATTGCGTCGGGCAATTTCAAAACCGACGCCGAACTGTTGAAGTATGTGCTCGAACAGATAGTGAGTAAAGAACAATTCAACTTAAACGGCGGGAGACTCTGGAAGCTCGATACTTCGGCTGCCGCTTATAAATTGGTCTTTCAGACGGGCAATCTTACCAAGATTCCGGAAAATTACATGCTGTCGATTTCAGAGAATCCGATACTCGAAAAGATTTCGAAGGAACGCACGATCTTAGCGGATGAAACCGACACTACATTGCTGGCGAAAGGAATATTCAGGTATTCGGCGTCGGGAGTGGGCAAGAAAGTAAATGTGAACGGTAAAAAATATTACGAATATCTTCTGGCTGTCAATAGCGACCAGATAGGGGAAGAATTACGAGATACTTTAAATGCGGTAGCCACCGTATTGACTTCAAAATTGCGCGAGAGATACCTGACTGCCATAAGAAAAAATCTGATTAAGGATATCGACAAAGCAAAGGAACTGCAAAAAAGCATACTTCCCGATCATCAATACAATTTTCATTTTTATGAAATATTCGGAGTTACAATCCCCGCCGAAATAGTGGCGGGCGACTTTTACGATTATCTGAAGATCGGCGAAGACGAGGAAAGGCTCGGTATAGTTGTGGGCGATGCCGCTTCGAAAGGACTTGCCGCCGCTGCGGAAGCGATGTATATTTCTGGAGCGGTCAGAATGGCGTCCACTTTTCAGGTAAAAATATCGCCTATGATGTTCAGACTTAATCAGCTTGTCAATAAAATTTTCAGCGACGATAAATTCGTTTCCCTTTTTTATTGCGAATTGTCTATCGACAAAAAAGGACTGTGCCTCTATTCAAATGCGGGACATAATCCGCCGTTGTTTTATAAAAAGAGCGCAAATTCATTTTTCACGTTGGATTCGACTGGACCGCTACTGGGTCCGGCTCCCAATTCCAAATATGAAACCGACAGCATTAATTTCGATAAAAATGATATATTGGTTATCTATACAGACGGAGTTACCGAATCGGCTAACAACAAGTACGAGTTTTACGGCGAGTCGAGACTTTCAGATATTATCAAAAAGAATGCTAATTTAACGTCAAGAGATATTGCTTACGCAATACTCGACGACGTTACTAAATTTTCCACGGGAGAAAGTAAATATCAAGACGATAAAACAATCGTAGTAATTAAAAGGAACGACTGATGGATTTGGTTGAAAAAATTTTTAACGCAGGAATTGTAGGAGCGGGCGGCGGAGGATTCCCGTCGCACATCAAAGCGAAATCGAAAGTCGAGTTTTTATTGGCTAACGGCGCCGAGTGCGAACCGTTAATTCATAAGGATTACGAATTGATGGTTAACTTTCCCGAAAAAATCATTGACGGCATCGAGCATCTTTTGAAACAGACAAACGCAAAAAAAACATTCGTAGGCATTAAAGAAAAAATAAAAAAGCCATCGACTCGATTGCCGACGCAATTAAAAATCCTTCGATTAACCTTACGCTATTGGGAGATTTTTATCCGTCGGGAGATGAATACGAGCTCGTTTATGCCGCAACAAATAGATTAATCCCTCCGCACGGATTGCCTCTGGATGTCGGTTGCCTTGTCAATAATGTTGAGACTTTGTACAACATTTCAAATGCCACAGAAGAAATTCCCGTCACGAAGAAATTTTTATCCGTAACCGGCGCCGTAAAAAATCCGAAATCTTTTTTCGTCCCCGTAGGAACAAGTTTCAGAGAGCTGATTGAACTTGCAGGTGGAACTGCGTTGCAGGATTACGGTATTTTTGTAAGCGGAATTTTGATGGGACGCTTGACTTTCGATATCGACGAACCTGTTACGAAAACGACAGCTGGTATTATAGTTCTTCCTATCAATCATTATCTGATAGACCGGATGAAACGCCCAATTCATGACATGAACAGAATCGGTAAATCCGCCTGCGATCAATGCAGTTATTGTACGGAATTTTGCCCGAGATATCTTTTAGGCTACGATGTTCAGCCGCACAAAGTTATGCGCTCTCTGGCATTTACAAAAACCGGCGAAAGAGTTTGGAACCAATATGCCGACTTATGCTGTTCGTGCGGGCTCTGTTCACTTTATGCATGTCCCGAAGATCTTTATCCGAGAGAAGCTTGTAATCAAGG comes from Melioribacter roseus P3M-2 and encodes:
- a CDS encoding 4Fe-4S dicluster domain-containing protein; this translates as MYNISNATEEIPVTKKFLSVTGAVKNPKSFFVPVGTSFRELIELAGGTALQDYGIFVSGILMGRLTFDIDEPVTKTTAGIIVLPINHYLIDRMKRPIHDMNRIGKSACDQCSYCTEFCPRYLLGYDVQPHKVMRSLAFTKTGERVWNQYADLCCSCGLCSLYACPEDLYPREACNQGKDYLRKNGIRYEQPKEVKVHPMKEGRRAPLKMLMKKLQLTDYDKATPFEEIDYQPRRVKLLLKQHAGQPAKPVVVLNQKVRKDELVADVEPDKVGAKIHASIDGVIKEITDNYIIIEN